A region of Homo sapiens chromosome 17, GRCh38.p14 Primary Assembly DNA encodes the following proteins:
- the TBC1D3L gene encoding TBC1 domain family member 3L isoform X2 yields the protein MDVVEVAGSWWAQEREDIIMKYEKGHRAGLPEDKGPKPFRSYNNNVDHLGIVQSCPSWESAPQEGPCPPFPVPSPGLSPELERDRASPFWGSAPRLGPLQAPCSSSALPGLPYSETELPPLTAREAKQIRREISRKSKWVDMLGDWEKYKSSRKLIDRAYKGMPMNIRGPMWSVLLNTEEMKLKNPGRYQIMKEKGKRSSEHIQRIDRDVSGTLRKHIFFRDRYGTKQRELLHILLAYEEYNPEVGYCRDLSHIAALFLLYLPEEDAFWALVQLLASERHSLQGFHSPNGGTVQGLQDQQEHVVATSQPKTMGHQISLGLTLRLWDVYLVEGEQALMPITRIAFKVQQKRLTKTSRCGPWARFCNRFVDTWARDEDTVLKHLRASMKKLTRKQGDLQPPAKPEQGSSASRPVPASRGGKTLCKGDRQAPPGPPARFPRPIWSASPPRAPRSSTPCPGGAVREDTYPVGTQGVPSPALAQGGPQGSWRFLQWNSMPRLPTDLDVEGPWFRHYDFRQSCWVRAISQEDQLAPCWQAEHPAERVRSAFAAPSTDSDQGTPFRARDEQPCAPTSGPCLCGLHLESSQFPPGF from the exons ATGGACGTGGTAGAGGTCGCGGGCAGTTGGTGGGCACAAGAGCGAGAGGACATCATTATGAAATACGAAAAG GGACACCGAGCTGGGCTGCCAGAGGACAAGGGGCCTAAGCCTTTTCGAAGCTACAACAACAACGTCGATCATTTGGGGATTGTACA GTCCTGCCCCTCCTGGGAGTCAGCCCCACAGGAAGGCCCTTGTCCTCCCTTCCCTGTGCCTTCTCCTGGGCTGAGCCCTGAGCTGGAAAGGGACAGAGCCAGTCCTTTCTGGGGGTCGGCACCCAGGCTGGGGCCGCTCCAGGCCCCGTGCAGTTCCTCAGCTCTGCCTGGGTTGCCTTACAGTGAGACGGAGCTGCCTCCTCTGACTGCGCGGGAGGCGAAG CAAATTCGGCGGGAGATCAGCCGAAAGAGCAAGTGGGTGGATATGCTGGGAGACTGGGAGAAATACAAAAGCAGCAGAAAG CTCATAGATCGAGCGTACAAGGGAATGCCCATGAACATCCGGGGCCCGATGTGGTCAGTCCTCCTGAACACTGAGGAAATGAAGTTGAAAAACCCCGGAAGATACCAG ATCATGAAGGAGAAGGGCAAGAGGTCATCTGAGCACATCCAGCGCATCGACCGGGACGTAAGCGGGACATTAAGGAAGCATATATTCTTCAGGGATCGATACGGAACCAA GCAGCGGGAACTACTCCACATCCTCCTGGCATATGAGGAGTATAACCCG GAGGTGGGCTACTGCAGGGACCTGAGCCACATCGCCGCCTTGTTCCTCCTCTATCTTCCTGAGGAGGATGCATTCTGGGCACTGGTGCAGCTGCTGGCCAGTGAGAGGCACTCCCTGCAGG GATTTCACAGCCCAAATGGCGGGACCGTCCAGGGGCTCCAAGACCAACAGGAGCATGTGGTAGCCACGTCACAACCCAAGACCATGGGGCATCAG ATCTCTCTCGGGCTCACCCTGCGCCTGTGGGACGTGTATCTGGTAGAAGGCGAACAGGCGTTGATGCCGATAACAAGAATCGCCTTTAAGGTTCAGCAGA AGCGCCTCACGAAGACGTCCAGGTGTGGCCCGTGGGCACGTTTTTGCAACCGGTTCGTTGATACCTGGGCCAGGGATGAGGACACTGTGCTCAAGCATCTTAGGGCCTCTATGAAGAAACTAACAAGAAAGCAGGGGGACCTGCAACCCCCAG CCAAACCCGAGCAAGGGTCGTCGGCATCCAGGCCTGTGCCGGCTTCACGTGGCGGGAAGACCCTCTGCAAGGGGGACAGGCAGGCCCCTCCAGGCCCACCAGCCCGGTTCCCGCGGCCCATTTGGTCAGCTTCCCCGCCACGGGCACCTCGTTCTTCCACACCCTGTCCTGGTGGGGCTGTCCGGGAAGACACCTACCCTGTGGGCACTCAGGGTGTGCCCAGCCcggccctggctcagggaggaCCTCAGGGTTCCTGGAGATTCCTGCAGTGGAACTCCATGCCCCGCCTCCCAACGGACCTGGACGTAGAGGGCCCTTGGTTCCGCCATTATGATTTCAGACAGAGCTGCTGGGTCCGTGCCATATCCCAGGAGGACCAGCTGGCCCCCTGCTGGCAGGCTGAACACCCTGCGGAGCGGGTGAGATCGGCTTTCGCTGCACCCAGCACTGATTCCGACCAGGGCACCCCCTTCAGAGCTAGGGACGAACAGCCGtgtgctcccacctcagggccttgcCTCTGCGGCCTCCACTTGGAAAGTTCTCAGTTCCCTCCAGGCTTCTAG
- the TBC1D3L gene encoding TBC1 domain family member 3L isoform 2 (isoform 2 is encoded by transcript variant 2) — protein MDVVEVAGSWWAQEREDIIMKYEKGHRAGLPEDKGPKPFRSYNNNVDHLGIVHETELPPLTAREAKQIRREISRKSKWVDMLGDWEKYKSSRKLIDRAYKGMPMNIRGPMWSVLLNTEEMKLKNPGRYQIMKEKGKRSSEHIQRIDRDVSGTLRKHIFFRDRYGTKQRELLHILLAYEEYNPEVGYCRDLSHIAALFLLYLPEEDAFWALVQLLASERHSLQGFHSPNGGTVQGLQDQQEHVVATSQPKTMGHQDKKDLCGQCSPLGCLIRILIDGISLGLTLRLWDVYLVEGEQALMPITRIAFKVQQKRLTKTSRCGPWARFCNRFVDTWARDEDTVLKHLRASMKKLTRKQGDLQPPAKPEQGSSASRPVPASRGGKTLCKGDRQAPPGPPARFPRPIWSASPPRAPRSSTPCPGGAVREDTYPVGTQGVPSPALAQGGPQGSWRFLQWNSMPRLPTDLDVEGPWFRHYDFRQSCWVRAISQEDQLAPCWQAEHPAERVRSAFAAPSTDSDQGTPFRARDEQPCAPTSGPCLCGLHLESSQFPPGF, from the exons ATGGACGTGGTAGAGGTCGCGGGCAGTTGGTGGGCACAAGAGCGAGAGGACATCATTATGAAATACGAAAAG GGACACCGAGCTGGGCTGCCAGAGGACAAGGGGCCTAAGCCTTTTCGAAGCTACAACAACAACGTCGATCATTTGGGGATTGTACA TGAGACGGAGCTGCCTCCTCTGACTGCGCGGGAGGCGAAG CAAATTCGGCGGGAGATCAGCCGAAAGAGCAAGTGGGTGGATATGCTGGGAGACTGGGAGAAATACAAAAGCAGCAGAAAG CTCATAGATCGAGCGTACAAGGGAATGCCCATGAACATCCGGGGCCCGATGTGGTCAGTCCTCCTGAACACTGAGGAAATGAAGTTGAAAAACCCCGGAAGATACCAG ATCATGAAGGAGAAGGGCAAGAGGTCATCTGAGCACATCCAGCGCATCGACCGGGACGTAAGCGGGACATTAAGGAAGCATATATTCTTCAGGGATCGATACGGAACCAA GCAGCGGGAACTACTCCACATCCTCCTGGCATATGAGGAGTATAACCCG GAGGTGGGCTACTGCAGGGACCTGAGCCACATCGCCGCCTTGTTCCTCCTCTATCTTCCTGAGGAGGATGCATTCTGGGCACTGGTGCAGCTGCTGGCCAGTGAGAGGCACTCCCTGCAGG GATTTCACAGCCCAAATGGCGGGACCGTCCAGGGGCTCCAAGACCAACAGGAGCATGTGGTAGCCACGTCACAACCCAAGACCATGGGGCATCAG GACAAGAAAGATCTATGTGGGCAGTGTTCCCCGTTAGGCTGCCTCATCCGGATATTGATTGACGGG ATCTCTCTCGGGCTCACCCTGCGCCTGTGGGACGTGTATCTGGTAGAAGGCGAACAGGCGTTGATGCCGATAACAAGAATCGCCTTTAAGGTTCAGCAGA AGCGCCTCACGAAGACGTCCAGGTGTGGCCCGTGGGCACGTTTTTGCAACCGGTTCGTTGATACCTGGGCCAGGGATGAGGACACTGTGCTCAAGCATCTTAGGGCCTCTATGAAGAAACTAACAAGAAAGCAGGGGGACCTGCAACCCCCAG CCAAACCCGAGCAAGGGTCGTCGGCATCCAGGCCTGTGCCGGCTTCACGTGGCGGGAAGACCCTCTGCAAGGGGGACAGGCAGGCCCCTCCAGGCCCACCAGCCCGGTTCCCGCGGCCCATTTGGTCAGCTTCCCCGCCACGGGCACCTCGTTCTTCCACACCCTGTCCTGGTGGGGCTGTCCGGGAAGACACCTACCCTGTGGGCACTCAGGGTGTGCCCAGCCcggccctggctcagggaggaCCTCAGGGTTCCTGGAGATTCCTGCAGTGGAACTCCATGCCCCGCCTCCCAACGGACCTGGACGTAGAGGGCCCTTGGTTCCGCCATTATGATTTCAGACAGAGCTGCTGGGTCCGTGCCATATCCCAGGAGGACCAGCTGGCCCCCTGCTGGCAGGCTGAACACCCTGCGGAGCGGGTGAGATCGGCTTTCGCTGCACCCAGCACTGATTCCGACCAGGGCACCCCCTTCAGAGCTAGGGACGAACAGCCGtgtgctcccacctcagggccttgcCTCTGCGGCCTCCACTTGGAAAGTTCTCAGTTCCCTCCAGGCTTCTAG
- the TBC1D3L gene encoding TBC1 domain family member 3L isoform 1 (isoform 1 is encoded by transcript variant 1): protein MDVVEVAGSWWAQEREDIIMKYEKGHRAGLPEDKGPKPFRSYNNNVDHLGIVQSCPSWESAPQEGPCPPFPVPSPGLSPELERDRASPFWGSAPRLGPLQAPCSSSALPGLPYSETELPPLTAREAKQIRREISRKSKWVDMLGDWEKYKSSRKLIDRAYKGMPMNIRGPMWSVLLNTEEMKLKNPGRYQIMKEKGKRSSEHIQRIDRDVSGTLRKHIFFRDRYGTKQRELLHILLAYEEYNPEVGYCRDLSHIAALFLLYLPEEDAFWALVQLLASERHSLQGFHSPNGGTVQGLQDQQEHVVATSQPKTMGHQDKKDLCGQCSPLGCLIRILIDGISLGLTLRLWDVYLVEGEQALMPITRIAFKVQQKRLTKTSRCGPWARFCNRFVDTWARDEDTVLKHLRASMKKLTRKQGDLQPPAKPEQGSSASRPVPASRGGKTLCKGDRQAPPGPPARFPRPIWSASPPRAPRSSTPCPGGAVREDTYPVGTQGVPSPALAQGGPQGSWRFLQWNSMPRLPTDLDVEGPWFRHYDFRQSCWVRAISQEDQLAPCWQAEHPAERVRSAFAAPSTDSDQGTPFRARDEQPCAPTSGPCLCGLHLESSQFPPGF from the exons ATGGACGTGGTAGAGGTCGCGGGCAGTTGGTGGGCACAAGAGCGAGAGGACATCATTATGAAATACGAAAAG GGACACCGAGCTGGGCTGCCAGAGGACAAGGGGCCTAAGCCTTTTCGAAGCTACAACAACAACGTCGATCATTTGGGGATTGTACA GTCCTGCCCCTCCTGGGAGTCAGCCCCACAGGAAGGCCCTTGTCCTCCCTTCCCTGTGCCTTCTCCTGGGCTGAGCCCTGAGCTGGAAAGGGACAGAGCCAGTCCTTTCTGGGGGTCGGCACCCAGGCTGGGGCCGCTCCAGGCCCCGTGCAGTTCCTCAGCTCTGCCTGGGTTGCCTTACAGTGAGACGGAGCTGCCTCCTCTGACTGCGCGGGAGGCGAAG CAAATTCGGCGGGAGATCAGCCGAAAGAGCAAGTGGGTGGATATGCTGGGAGACTGGGAGAAATACAAAAGCAGCAGAAAG CTCATAGATCGAGCGTACAAGGGAATGCCCATGAACATCCGGGGCCCGATGTGGTCAGTCCTCCTGAACACTGAGGAAATGAAGTTGAAAAACCCCGGAAGATACCAG ATCATGAAGGAGAAGGGCAAGAGGTCATCTGAGCACATCCAGCGCATCGACCGGGACGTAAGCGGGACATTAAGGAAGCATATATTCTTCAGGGATCGATACGGAACCAA GCAGCGGGAACTACTCCACATCCTCCTGGCATATGAGGAGTATAACCCG GAGGTGGGCTACTGCAGGGACCTGAGCCACATCGCCGCCTTGTTCCTCCTCTATCTTCCTGAGGAGGATGCATTCTGGGCACTGGTGCAGCTGCTGGCCAGTGAGAGGCACTCCCTGCAGG GATTTCACAGCCCAAATGGCGGGACCGTCCAGGGGCTCCAAGACCAACAGGAGCATGTGGTAGCCACGTCACAACCCAAGACCATGGGGCATCAG GACAAGAAAGATCTATGTGGGCAGTGTTCCCCGTTAGGCTGCCTCATCCGGATATTGATTGACGGG ATCTCTCTCGGGCTCACCCTGCGCCTGTGGGACGTGTATCTGGTAGAAGGCGAACAGGCGTTGATGCCGATAACAAGAATCGCCTTTAAGGTTCAGCAGA AGCGCCTCACGAAGACGTCCAGGTGTGGCCCGTGGGCACGTTTTTGCAACCGGTTCGTTGATACCTGGGCCAGGGATGAGGACACTGTGCTCAAGCATCTTAGGGCCTCTATGAAGAAACTAACAAGAAAGCAGGGGGACCTGCAACCCCCAG CCAAACCCGAGCAAGGGTCGTCGGCATCCAGGCCTGTGCCGGCTTCACGTGGCGGGAAGACCCTCTGCAAGGGGGACAGGCAGGCCCCTCCAGGCCCACCAGCCCGGTTCCCGCGGCCCATTTGGTCAGCTTCCCCGCCACGGGCACCTCGTTCTTCCACACCCTGTCCTGGTGGGGCTGTCCGGGAAGACACCTACCCTGTGGGCACTCAGGGTGTGCCCAGCCcggccctggctcagggaggaCCTCAGGGTTCCTGGAGATTCCTGCAGTGGAACTCCATGCCCCGCCTCCCAACGGACCTGGACGTAGAGGGCCCTTGGTTCCGCCATTATGATTTCAGACAGAGCTGCTGGGTCCGTGCCATATCCCAGGAGGACCAGCTGGCCCCCTGCTGGCAGGCTGAACACCCTGCGGAGCGGGTGAGATCGGCTTTCGCTGCACCCAGCACTGATTCCGACCAGGGCACCCCCTTCAGAGCTAGGGACGAACAGCCGtgtgctcccacctcagggccttgcCTCTGCGGCCTCCACTTGGAAAGTTCTCAGTTCCCTCCAGGCTTCTAG
- the TBC1D3L gene encoding TBC1 domain family member 3L isoform 3 (isoform 3 is encoded by transcript variant 4), whose protein sequence is MDVVEVAGSWWAQEREDIIMKYEKGHRAGLPEDKGPKPFRSYNNNVDHLGIVHETELPPLTAREAKQIRREISRKSKWVDMLGDWEKYKSSRKLIDRAYKGMPMNIRGPMWSVLLNTEEMKLKNPGRYQIMKEKGKRSSEHIQRIDRDVSGTLRKHIFFRDRYGTKQRELLHILLAYEEYNPEVGYCRDLSHIAALFLLYLPEEDAFWALVQLLASERHSLQGFHSPNGGTVQGLQDQQEHVVATSQPKTMGHQISLGLTLRLWDVYLVEGEQALMPITRIAFKVQQKRLTKTSRCGPWARFCNRFVDTWARDEDTVLKHLRASMKKLTRKQGDLQPPAKPEQGSSASRPVPASRGGKTLCKGDRQAPPGPPARFPRPIWSASPPRAPRSSTPCPGGAVREDTYPVGTQGVPSPALAQGGPQGSWRFLQWNSMPRLPTDLDVEGPWFRHYDFRQSCWVRAISQEDQLAPCWQAEHPAERVRSAFAAPSTDSDQGTPFRARDEQPCAPTSGPCLCGLHLESSQFPPGF, encoded by the exons ATGGACGTGGTAGAGGTCGCGGGCAGTTGGTGGGCACAAGAGCGAGAGGACATCATTATGAAATACGAAAAG GGACACCGAGCTGGGCTGCCAGAGGACAAGGGGCCTAAGCCTTTTCGAAGCTACAACAACAACGTCGATCATTTGGGGATTGTACA TGAGACGGAGCTGCCTCCTCTGACTGCGCGGGAGGCGAAG CAAATTCGGCGGGAGATCAGCCGAAAGAGCAAGTGGGTGGATATGCTGGGAGACTGGGAGAAATACAAAAGCAGCAGAAAG CTCATAGATCGAGCGTACAAGGGAATGCCCATGAACATCCGGGGCCCGATGTGGTCAGTCCTCCTGAACACTGAGGAAATGAAGTTGAAAAACCCCGGAAGATACCAG ATCATGAAGGAGAAGGGCAAGAGGTCATCTGAGCACATCCAGCGCATCGACCGGGACGTAAGCGGGACATTAAGGAAGCATATATTCTTCAGGGATCGATACGGAACCAA GCAGCGGGAACTACTCCACATCCTCCTGGCATATGAGGAGTATAACCCG GAGGTGGGCTACTGCAGGGACCTGAGCCACATCGCCGCCTTGTTCCTCCTCTATCTTCCTGAGGAGGATGCATTCTGGGCACTGGTGCAGCTGCTGGCCAGTGAGAGGCACTCCCTGCAGG GATTTCACAGCCCAAATGGCGGGACCGTCCAGGGGCTCCAAGACCAACAGGAGCATGTGGTAGCCACGTCACAACCCAAGACCATGGGGCATCAG ATCTCTCTCGGGCTCACCCTGCGCCTGTGGGACGTGTATCTGGTAGAAGGCGAACAGGCGTTGATGCCGATAACAAGAATCGCCTTTAAGGTTCAGCAGA AGCGCCTCACGAAGACGTCCAGGTGTGGCCCGTGGGCACGTTTTTGCAACCGGTTCGTTGATACCTGGGCCAGGGATGAGGACACTGTGCTCAAGCATCTTAGGGCCTCTATGAAGAAACTAACAAGAAAGCAGGGGGACCTGCAACCCCCAG CCAAACCCGAGCAAGGGTCGTCGGCATCCAGGCCTGTGCCGGCTTCACGTGGCGGGAAGACCCTCTGCAAGGGGGACAGGCAGGCCCCTCCAGGCCCACCAGCCCGGTTCCCGCGGCCCATTTGGTCAGCTTCCCCGCCACGGGCACCTCGTTCTTCCACACCCTGTCCTGGTGGGGCTGTCCGGGAAGACACCTACCCTGTGGGCACTCAGGGTGTGCCCAGCCcggccctggctcagggaggaCCTCAGGGTTCCTGGAGATTCCTGCAGTGGAACTCCATGCCCCGCCTCCCAACGGACCTGGACGTAGAGGGCCCTTGGTTCCGCCATTATGATTTCAGACAGAGCTGCTGGGTCCGTGCCATATCCCAGGAGGACCAGCTGGCCCCCTGCTGGCAGGCTGAACACCCTGCGGAGCGGGTGAGATCGGCTTTCGCTGCACCCAGCACTGATTCCGACCAGGGCACCCCCTTCAGAGCTAGGGACGAACAGCCGtgtgctcccacctcagggccttgcCTCTGCGGCCTCCACTTGGAAAGTTCTCAGTTCCCTCCAGGCTTCTAG
- the TBC1D3L gene encoding TBC1 domain family member 3L isoform X3 — MDVVEVAGSWWAQEREDIIMKYEKGHRAGLPEDKGPKPFRSYNNNVDHLGIVQSCPSWESAPQEGPCPPFPVPSPGLSPELERDRASPFWGSAPRLGPLQAPCSSSALPGLPYSETELPPLTAREAKQIRREISRKSKWVDMLGDWEKYKSSRKLIDRAYKGMPMNIRGPMWSVLLNTEEMKLKNPGRYQIMKEKGKRSSEHIQRIDRDVSGTLRKHIFFRDRYGTKQRELLHILLAYEEYNPEVGYCRDLSHIAALFLLYLPEEDAFWALVQLLASERHSLQGFHSPNGGTVQGLQDQQEHVVATSQPKTMGHQDKKDLCGQCSPLGCLIRILIDGISLGLTLRLWDVYLVEGEQALMPITRIAFKVQQKGGLARWAGQDTVTPSPSPT; from the exons ATGGACGTGGTAGAGGTCGCGGGCAGTTGGTGGGCACAAGAGCGAGAGGACATCATTATGAAATACGAAAAG GGACACCGAGCTGGGCTGCCAGAGGACAAGGGGCCTAAGCCTTTTCGAAGCTACAACAACAACGTCGATCATTTGGGGATTGTACA GTCCTGCCCCTCCTGGGAGTCAGCCCCACAGGAAGGCCCTTGTCCTCCCTTCCCTGTGCCTTCTCCTGGGCTGAGCCCTGAGCTGGAAAGGGACAGAGCCAGTCCTTTCTGGGGGTCGGCACCCAGGCTGGGGCCGCTCCAGGCCCCGTGCAGTTCCTCAGCTCTGCCTGGGTTGCCTTACAGTGAGACGGAGCTGCCTCCTCTGACTGCGCGGGAGGCGAAG CAAATTCGGCGGGAGATCAGCCGAAAGAGCAAGTGGGTGGATATGCTGGGAGACTGGGAGAAATACAAAAGCAGCAGAAAG CTCATAGATCGAGCGTACAAGGGAATGCCCATGAACATCCGGGGCCCGATGTGGTCAGTCCTCCTGAACACTGAGGAAATGAAGTTGAAAAACCCCGGAAGATACCAG ATCATGAAGGAGAAGGGCAAGAGGTCATCTGAGCACATCCAGCGCATCGACCGGGACGTAAGCGGGACATTAAGGAAGCATATATTCTTCAGGGATCGATACGGAACCAA GCAGCGGGAACTACTCCACATCCTCCTGGCATATGAGGAGTATAACCCG GAGGTGGGCTACTGCAGGGACCTGAGCCACATCGCCGCCTTGTTCCTCCTCTATCTTCCTGAGGAGGATGCATTCTGGGCACTGGTGCAGCTGCTGGCCAGTGAGAGGCACTCCCTGCAGG GATTTCACAGCCCAAATGGCGGGACCGTCCAGGGGCTCCAAGACCAACAGGAGCATGTGGTAGCCACGTCACAACCCAAGACCATGGGGCATCAG GACAAGAAAGATCTATGTGGGCAGTGTTCCCCGTTAGGCTGCCTCATCCGGATATTGATTGACGGG ATCTCTCTCGGGCTCACCCTGCGCCTGTGGGACGTGTATCTGGTAGAAGGCGAACAGGCGTTGATGCCGATAACAAGAATCGCCTTTAAGGTTCAGCAGA AGGGAGGTCTGGCCAGGTGGGCTGGGCAGGACACTGTGACACCGAGCCCATCCCCCACATGA